A genome region from Candidatus Hydrogenedentota bacterium includes the following:
- a CDS encoding CehA/McbA family metallohydrolase, with the protein MASIHDGPRSPLFRAVPLKGNTTFSRLKEAGASRAMCEAASRAPTGQCTCWGIPFEVKKPLFAKEETVSVPLGCSRVTWLVFMHTTDIEAIDWNEHGFLSPTRGIGRLAEPVADYVFEYRDGTEIRQTILRRHQIGMFSRIWGENCFKAVASSKPFSIPPVHEQVIPPPPGATEGYYGGSQTRVRQPDILPWVNWLWAWENPYPEKRIASLRIEPKGWGVLLSGVSAGNATSLPLRWEPRKKAILNLPKGVLFDRALSEHGLYKQIQIDLGQIISAVPRAIYPNDTWSESYNNQLPEISDREVLVEYTCHRDAKFHVAGRMIAVSDLEKGTKAGPLTPVSPTARRVSFRVIDKTSKRPVPVKLHVHGEAGEYLAPLDRHRFINYGWIEDYAPEFLHQQRHACTYISGEATLDLPIGNVFIEVSKGFEIRPIRRVQRITPATESITIEIERVLPWRERGWVTADTHVHFLSPQTAMLEGSAEGVNVVNLLASQWGELMTNVGDFDGKTTFGSKEAGGDGEWLVRVGTENRQHVLGHISLLGYRGNLIAPLCVGGPDESALGDPVGVLLSEWARQCKSQGGLVVMPHFPNPRCENAANLISGDVDAVEMTSWGNLYGGIDPYSLSDWYRYLNCGYFHAAVGGTDKMTASTAVGAIRTYAHLEEDQAFTYEAWMEAVRKGHTFVTYGPLLEFSVDGHRSGSWISMKSSGGTVEVEWRAATVTVPMTRVELIVNGEIRESQSVGAWEAEGHWSTSIGKSSWIAVLVRGKYADKPEVIIAHTSPVMIPVEGSPFFAAADALTILEQIEGALAYLDTLGTRCEVERHKRMWLTLTSAHRRLHNELHAHGHFHTHTHPHDHPEHRD; encoded by the coding sequence ATGGCGTCGATTCATGACGGTCCGCGATCGCCGCTTTTTCGCGCAGTACCGCTGAAGGGAAATACGACATTCTCGCGCTTGAAGGAAGCCGGCGCTTCCAGGGCCATGTGCGAAGCGGCATCGCGCGCACCCACGGGGCAATGCACATGCTGGGGCATTCCCTTTGAGGTGAAGAAACCTCTTTTCGCAAAGGAGGAGACTGTCTCGGTGCCGTTGGGTTGCTCGCGTGTGACGTGGTTAGTCTTCATGCACACCACGGACATCGAGGCCATCGACTGGAACGAACACGGTTTTCTGTCGCCAACGCGCGGAATAGGCCGTCTTGCGGAACCGGTCGCTGACTACGTGTTTGAGTACCGAGACGGGACGGAAATTCGACAGACTATTCTGCGGCGCCATCAGATTGGCATGTTTTCGCGCATTTGGGGAGAGAATTGCTTCAAGGCCGTCGCTTCCTCGAAGCCCTTCTCAATTCCTCCCGTGCACGAGCAGGTGATTCCTCCGCCTCCTGGAGCTACGGAGGGTTACTACGGAGGGAGTCAGACGCGGGTCCGGCAACCCGATATTCTGCCGTGGGTCAACTGGCTATGGGCGTGGGAGAATCCGTATCCGGAGAAGCGCATTGCTTCGTTGCGGATAGAACCCAAGGGGTGGGGCGTTCTGCTTTCGGGCGTTTCCGCGGGAAACGCAACGTCGCTGCCATTGCGCTGGGAGCCGCGGAAGAAAGCAATTCTGAACCTGCCGAAAGGTGTCCTCTTCGATCGCGCCTTGTCGGAGCACGGTCTGTATAAACAGATTCAGATCGATTTGGGGCAGATTATCTCGGCTGTGCCGAGGGCGATCTATCCCAACGATACGTGGAGCGAGTCGTACAACAATCAGCTTCCCGAGATATCGGATCGGGAAGTGTTAGTGGAGTACACCTGTCATCGAGACGCGAAGTTCCATGTTGCAGGAAGGATGATTGCGGTATCGGACCTTGAGAAGGGAACAAAGGCCGGACCGCTGACGCCGGTATCGCCGACGGCGCGGCGGGTATCGTTTCGAGTCATCGACAAGACTTCCAAGCGGCCTGTCCCGGTCAAGCTGCACGTACACGGTGAGGCAGGCGAATACCTTGCGCCGCTTGACCGGCATCGATTTATCAACTATGGATGGATTGAAGACTACGCGCCTGAATTCCTCCATCAGCAGAGACATGCCTGCACGTACATTTCGGGCGAGGCGACCCTTGATTTGCCGATAGGCAACGTCTTCATCGAAGTTAGCAAAGGCTTTGAAATTCGCCCCATTCGCCGTGTGCAGCGCATAACGCCGGCCACGGAGTCCATTACCATCGAAATAGAGAGAGTGCTTCCGTGGCGCGAGCGTGGCTGGGTGACCGCGGACACACATGTCCATTTTCTGTCGCCGCAGACGGCCATGCTCGAAGGCAGCGCCGAAGGTGTCAATGTCGTCAACCTGTTGGCAAGCCAATGGGGTGAGTTGATGACGAACGTGGGCGACTTCGACGGGAAAACGACTTTCGGTTCGAAGGAAGCTGGGGGCGACGGCGAATGGCTAGTGCGCGTGGGCACAGAGAATCGCCAACACGTGTTGGGGCACATTTCGTTGCTGGGATACCGAGGTAACCTCATTGCGCCGTTGTGCGTGGGTGGTCCCGATGAATCGGCACTGGGCGACCCTGTCGGGGTGTTGCTGTCGGAGTGGGCGAGGCAATGCAAGTCGCAAGGCGGATTGGTGGTCATGCCGCATTTTCCGAATCCGCGATGCGAGAATGCCGCCAATCTGATAAGCGGAGACGTGGACGCCGTTGAAATGACTTCGTGGGGGAATCTCTATGGAGGCATCGATCCGTACTCGTTGTCCGACTGGTATCGCTACCTGAACTGCGGCTACTTCCATGCGGCGGTTGGAGGCACCGACAAGATGACCGCTTCAACGGCCGTGGGTGCAATCCGCACGTACGCACATCTGGAGGAAGACCAGGCATTCACGTATGAAGCGTGGATGGAAGCGGTACGAAAAGGGCACACGTTCGTTACGTACGGACCGCTACTCGAGTTCTCGGTCGACGGCCATCGTTCCGGATCGTGGATATCGATGAAGAGCAGCGGGGGAACTGTCGAGGTCGAATGGCGCGCTGCGACGGTTACGGTTCCGATGACACGTGTCGAGTTGATTGTGAACGGCGAGATTCGCGAAAGCCAATCTGTTGGAGCGTGGGAAGCGGAGGGGCATTGGTCAACTTCTATTGGAAAAAGCTCGTGGATAGCCGTGCTGGTTCGAGGCAAGTACGCCGACAAGCCAGAAGTGATAATCGCGCACACGTCGCCAGTCATGATACCCGTGGAAGGCTCCCCGTTCTTTGCGGCAGCCGACGCGCTGACAATCCTTGAGCAAATCGAAGGGGCCCTGGCCTATCTGGATACGCTGGGAACGCGT